The sequence GTGTGCTCATTCCTATGCCAAACTGTGTTAATATGATTATATTGTCTACCTTTCAGTATGCAACATAATATTTTATGTTTCCCTTCGCATCTCAATACTCGAGTTGTTCGTACATGAAGGAAAGTAGTTGGTAGTGAATCACAACTATATTCATTGCACAGAGGGAAGGGAATTGATGTCGTACGACTTCTAGACCGTACACTGGGTAGAAGGAAGTGATCCTATGGTCACATTCTTGCTGTACGGGCATCATAACAACACAGTACAGACATGTATGCTGAGTGTAGTCACCGTATGGATTGTTTTTGTACGGAGTAGCACAGCTTGGGGTTTGTCGTACAATACAGTATATCAACGTACACTGAGTTCTTAGCCATTGTACAAGGTGAGAGCCTTTGGGGGAGGTGTTGTACGGTTGGGGGTGTCGCCAGGACATTACAGAGATGAAGAGACAGTTGGAAGAGAATGAATCATTCAGTTGGGTTATGCATTTCTCAGAATTTTGTAACTCCATGACTTGTTGTATTGGGGCTTAACATTGCTATTATAGAAATGTTGTTATGGGGAACTTTCAGGAAGCTCAAGCTTGTGTATAGTGAAATTTGATACTTAATTGTTGATTTATAGACTTTTCGAAGCTAGACAATTTCACCTTCAACCTTATTATATTTTGTCATTCATCATATGGAAAGAAGCAAGGTTTTTTTTTGTAAAGGCATGATGCAAAGGTGGGAGGATGATTAGGATCTTCTACAATCAAGTTTCAAATCACCAAAGTAAACAATCAtatagggagatctttctcccaactcacctagcAAACTAGGCATCCTACATCTAGGCAAAATGGACTCAATTTGGTGCAGGCTTTCAAATGGTTTAGGACCTCAGGGCAGGATTCCCCAAAATATTAGGGTATCCAAACAAACTTTTTCCAAGAATTGGAAAAGGTCTCTAACATGTAGAATGGTGGAATGCTTAACAACCACCAAAAGTCCTAGTAGCCCTCCTTTTTATGACTCGTGAAAAGATCTCTCTACTCATCCCCCTTCTCCAAAATCGGAAAcctgatttgagtacccttttcagagttCTAAAACATATCTCAAAATTACCATAGGGTGTTTTGGATCATGTTCATCATAAATTGATTTCTACTGCTACACTAGAGCCataattagccctcttttccaaaacAACTACCTCTCAAATGCACACAAATCCTTAATCAATGGTTTCAATAGGTGTTATGCATCACCAAACCACCAAATCAATTGGTTTTAAAGCACCCAAACACTTTGATTTACAACAGGTTCATTCAACTCTCCAAAACACCCTTATTTACAAGCCTATCACATAGAGATGCTAGGCTTAGGGCTTGAATTTTATCACTCCAATCATGATCTCCTTCTTTCTAACCTTCAAAATCCTAAAGAGGACATTTAACCCTACCATTCCACCAGGTTTGATAATTTTCCCATAGTGGAATGTGGAGAAATTCACATTTTTGTGATCAAACCCTAGGTGGCAAGGGTTTAAAGGTAGCTTTCACCAAAATGCTTACATCTCCAAAAATACTAGATGAAATTGGACCAAAGCAGGCTACCAAATGAAAGTGTACCCACTCTAATTTCCAACCATGTGAGTCTTCAACCCAAAAGGTACCGTACAAACAAGTACCAAACACTGCAACACGAAGGAAATAATAAAACTGCAAAACAATCAGAATTGTTTTTATTTAATCTTCTCCAAACTTCATCAACCAACCTTGCCTCGATCCAAAGGGAGGCATTTAAACATGAGAGCAATATTTTCCAATGGTCCCCAACCACATTTCAAAATGGGTGACCATTGGTTACTCATTTGCATTTGTTTTTACATTCAAACTtgtaaagttgctaagcaacttttACAAGATTTTGACAATTTTAGCCAAACTTGACCCATTGGCCCCTAATGTCTTCAAATCACGTTAAGTACTCATAAATAGGACCAAACAAGCCTTTTTACATCATTGGTCACCCTAGGTGACACTTTGACCACATTGAGCAACCAtatgacaacattgacaacactATGACAATTTTTCCCAAATAAGGCCAATGACCAATCCAACTCACCCATTGGgttccaaacttattacaaatggtccataggaccttattgactcaaacatgacaaaacacatgaAAATTACATTAGCAAGCCTCATGGAAGCATAATCCCATTATGTGCTCCTACACCAAGGCAATAAAGTTCAGATTTAAATTCTAGGATGATAAGCTTCATGGATTAATACAAAAATAAATTTGATACTCCTCAAATATTAGTTATAATGGTACAAAATTTGGGCTggatttgataaaaaaatttagaaaagaagTAAAACACAAGTTAAACAGTACAAATCCCAAAACCCTAAATTATTTGATATAGAGTAAAGTTAGTATTACTTCTCTCTTCCTACCCGATTCGAATATTTTGGATAGTATTCGTGGGGCGCCATGGTTCACCCATGTCTAAATGGAATGGCTCACTACACGAATTAGGGTGCTCGTGAAGGTAGGGTTCAACGGTAGCATTGGCTAAGGATGAGACCACTTCCCTTCCATTGCCGGAAGTTGCCGGATAATCTGCCTAAACAGCAATATTGAAGATCTTTACCAGACGTTTACACAAACCCTAAATTAATGCCAAGACAGAGGAAGCAAGCATACCTCACAATCTGCAGAAGTGTCCATGGTCGCCTGTTTTCTGAGAAGGTCGCATTTAGCCCGGGGTTCTCTATTTATTCGGCTCCTAACAGTTTGTGTTCATGGTGGTGCTCATTTTTTCTCTCCCAAAATCAACCACGCCAGTCAGAAATGTGGCAAGATGTCTGCGGTGCCAGTCAGGTGCGTGTGTCTCCAAACCGCCGGAAAGAAGCACCCAATCAATTAAGGAAGCTGCAGAGGAATGATCATTCCAAGCGAAAAAACCCCCACAAAGAGCCTACCAGCTAATTAAAGTATTAAATAAAATCTAGCcttcttaatttaattcataacttTAAACTCACTGTAAAACCTGTGAACTACTCGTGGTATGCCGGAAAATGTTCGTCAAAATGTCTTTTCAACTTCAACTTTTTAAAAGATTCCTACATAGTTGATGAAAGTTCAAAGCGGACAACACGGAATTTCGAGTGTGTGGGCTCCATTCTCCAGTATCCCATGTCCTGTCTCCATCATTCACTCGAATCTCTCTCCTCCTCACATTTTTTCCACTACTTTGCTTTATAACGCTCTTTTAATCATTTGCTCTTGCCTTACCATTACCTTTCATTCTTTCGTCCCCTGCGTCTCTCTCTGTTTTACATTTTCTCTGCTTTTATCAGGCAGTTTCCCCTTTTTTCCAGTTTCTCTTCAATGGCAACGCCCAATGAGACTACCAATGCCTTTGAGGAGGTTGTGCCGCCATCTGCATCATCTTCAAAACCAGGGAAAAGGGTGCCCTGCGATGTATTCATTAACCACCGCGGACCAGACACCAAGCACACATTGGCTACCTCTCTCTACCATGCCCTGAAATCCATGGGACTTGAAGTCTTTTTAGATCAACCGGAGCTTGAACTGGGCGATTTCATACCATCTGAAATACAAGATGCCATGACTACTTCTTTCCTTCATATTGCCATACTTTCACCCAAATATGCAGACTCTCCTTGGTGTTTGGCCGAATTATCGTTTATGCTGAAATCAGGCAACACCATCATTCCTGTCTTCTACGAAGTTGATCCCGGTGCTATCCGCTGGACTGCCCAAGAAAAAGGAGTCTACACTGATGCATTCGCCAAACATAAAGAAAACGGCAGATACAGTGCAGAAAAACTAGAGAATTGGAAAGTGGCGCTGCAAAACGTTACATATCTTACTGGTTACATTGTGAAGGATAATGAGTAAGTACCAAAAACCCTCTTCTTTAGTTTCAGATTCCTGTGTTTTATTACTGTAACTTTCCTTCCTCCTCCATTTATAGGTGTGATGTCATTTTATTGTTTGACAGTTTGTTTGCCTTCTTCGTTTTGGGTTTTTTTCTGTTTAGACTTCAGAGGTgaacccatttttttttttaaagaaacgtGTCCTGTTATACTCCTCCCTGATACCAACAAATtgcaaaataatttgtaatatcccTTTCTAGAAATTTCCTTTTTTGATAAACATCTCacatttacaattaattacaaatatCATTTTACTATAGTATATTTCagatttacaatttacaatttataatattattttgaaaatattaaactTATTTTTGAATATTTATTGTAATGTTTCTTATAATTTGTACCTATTTCTTTAATACAAATGTCTTGAAATATTTCTGTTACAGTTGGATATTTTTGTCCCCTAACTTGATAAAGAAATTAAGAGTTTTTGTCCTTAAATTTCTGATCTATGAGGAATTTAGTCCTTAAGATTGCTAAATCTTCAATTCATATATCATATAAGAATCATAAATAATTATCTGAATTGTCCTTTCTTTCCCTTTATTTATCTTCTTACATACCATTTTTACTCCAATAGTCACAACCCTTTGGATGCCTCTTGACttttagttaattattttttattctttattagAAGAAAATCACTGTCGTAAGAGAATTCATTCATTATAACTACTAATGATATCCTCTTAACTGTTGCCTAATAAACCCTAACCATCTTGCACTTATCTATTAATCAACCATCTTGCACTTATCTATTAATCTTGTAAGGGATAGGTATTTTATTTAATTGGGGATATTCAAATTTAGGTGGGGGCATGACAGTCCTCCTTGtctaagattgcttgtcctcaagcaatcacaaGCCATGCTGTTACTTGGAGTTACTAGGATCCCAAATCATTCTTGTAGATTTGTAATTCCTAGACATTCATCCTCCTTGTGATGTAATTATCTTATGCTATGAGACTCTGATATAATTAGGAGTTGAAAACTTTGCACTAAATGATGCTTCTCTCTTTTTCATGGTTAAGTCTAACTCTATACTACAATGATGTTCTTGGAGAATAGCTGTTACTATACTTGCCTCAACTAGACTGCTAATATAGCTCTTTAATGTCTTAAGGTTGATGTCATCCTCTAAAGTATTAGGACAATTTGGTGTCCAATATACTTTTGAATCATGTATTTGTATTTTCCAATAACTCTTAACAACAAAATTAAGAGCTGGAAATTGGCAATCCTTATAGAGAAGAAACAAAAAGGCATATTGCAATAGCATAATGTGAAATCAAGTAAGGGAAGCATCAATCCAAAAATAAATTTCCCTTTTGGCATCAACTGCATCTACAAAGAATTGTTTTGATTGGCCCAACCTCCACACAATTTCATGGATATTTCTTTGAGGCAAAGCAGGAAAATGAACTTTCCATTTATTAAGATGACAATTAGAGGTATGAAACACATATATGACCTTAAATGCAATGTACCttttttgaaatgattttataTCTTTTTGGTCCACTTTCAATATTCTCATGTTTTACAACTAGTCCAATCCAATGAGATAGTTTCTAGAAATATCCCTAAATTATTCTTCTTTTCATTGGACAACTTAGGATCCATGGGGTGGATTCCATAAAAGTCATTGCTGGTTCTAGTAAATCTCATTTGTTTATTCTCCAATTCTAAATATTACCCTTTAAAATGATTACATGAGTTTCAAGCGTAGAATCATCCTTTTCACCAACTAAAATATGGAGAAACTTAAACAGAGATTTGTGTATTGGGCGGTCGACATCAGTATAAATATTGAATTACAAGAAAATCTGATTTACTTTCCCTAAATTCTTTTAGTGTTTCTAGGCATTCCATTTCAACCTCATGATATTGGTGTTACATTTGTATCAACCTCATTCTATTTCAACCTCTTTTGTATCAACTTACATGCACTATTGGAACATTTTTGGGCTGATGATACGAAGGTACAATATAACACACAATCTTCTAAAATAGCTCTCATTAATTGCATACTGCTCACACacatatgtatgatgttacaaGAGGaacattgaatttttaaatttttggctTCTTCAATAAAAGAGCTTATCCTTTGCAATCAAGTGGATATGAGAAGATATTCTATAACATAATAAGTTTTGTAAAGCTTCTGATTTTATTAACATACAGAAGTTTTATTGTTTAATCTTTGTTTTTTTCAATTTCGATTTAGAGAGTTAAAACATTGCCTGTATGTAAAATGGATGACTATTTTTatgtttaaatatatttatttgtcTTACTATcatttaaaaaatgttttatcaattttgttcaataaaatttttttattttgtttttgaaaaaatttcacttgggtgacttttttgaatgttttttggtttAGTGATGAAGGGAAAGAGAAATTGTTGAAggctattaaagattacatacataAGCACTCTCAAAAGATCCCATTGGTGGTGGCCAATTTTCCTGTGGGTCTTGATGAAATATTACAAGACTTTGAAAGAAATGCATTTGACTCTtctgaaaatataaaaattgtagGGATTGTTGGTATGGGTGGGTGTGGTAAAACTACACTAGCAAAAGAATACTACAATAAGACAAGATTATCCATTTATAAGTGTAGCTTTATTCACAATGTGCGGGATGGATCTAAAAGAGACCTGTATAACAAGCAAAAAAAGATGCTGCAAGATCTTGGTTTCAATGATGCTGGAAAAGTTGATAATGTAGAAATTGGAAAAGCAATTTTAGCAAAGCGTTTGAAATCtattcaagtgtttattattttgGATGATGTAGAGCATCAAGATCAGTTGGAGTCTCTATTGCCAGTAAAAGATAGTCTTGGACAGGGTAGTGTGATTATTGTCACAAGTCGAGAATCTGGAGTTCTTACATCATGGGGAATCTCCTCCATTTATAAGATGAAAGAATTAAATCGCGAACATGCCATGAAACTTTTTTGTTGGTATGCTTTCCGACAACCCTATCCAATAAATGGATTTGAAAATCTTGTTCAAAATTTTTTAAAAGTCTGCAAGGGATTGCCCTTATCCCTCAAAGTATTAGGAGGACTAGTTCATGGAATGTCCGAGGATTATTGGAATTCTCAATTAAACAAGGTCTCCAGAATATTGCCTGAAGACATTAAAAGCATATTAAAAGTGAGCTTTGATGCACTAGATAAGGAAGAAAAAGATGTATTTTTAGATATATCTTGTTTCTTTATAGGAATAGAAGAACAGTCGGCCGTCACTGTATGGGATGGGTCCGGATGGAGTGGGCAGCATAGTTTGGTAAGACTTAAGAATAAGTGTCTGGTTGAGCTTGATGAGTGGAATTGCATAACAATGCATGATCATCTGAGGGATATGGGGAAAGAAATTGCATTGGAAAGAGAAATCGATAAATCTCCCTACCGTCTTTGGTCACCGGAGCAAATTCGCGACATTGAAATAGAGGGGCAGGTGAGCTCAATATCATGTTTTGTATGCCATCCAGTATTTTGACATGGAAATGTTGTTGGTACGTCTAACTGTTTTAAAAccttgtttttgttttttcatttaGGACGGCGTGCTAAATCGGGGGATTAGGGGGATTCGAGCGGAAACAGATGAGTTTTACGAAGAATGTATGAATCTTGTGGAGGTTGCGACAGGATCAGGTAAAAGGTTTAAGCGGCAATTAGAAATCCTGTTTGTCCATAACAACTATTTTACAGGAGAGCTAGCTACACTATCAGCAGGCCTTGTCTGGCTGCGATGGGTCAACTTTCCGCACTCAGCTCTTCAGTTATGGCTTCCTTTGAAGAAGTTAAGAATTTTAGAGCTTGAGAatgctgaaaagttagaagaaCTGTGGAGCGAGACTGCCGATGTAAGTATCTTTCTTTACTGTTATTTATGCACAGTCAAAACCTTGAATGTCTTTTAGTTGTTGTCTTAGTTAAAAACGAATGTCCCTGCAGCCTCCTGTGCAGTTGAGAGAGCTGATTATCTCTGATGCCAAAAGATTCCAGAGATTTCCGAGCTCAATAGGACGTCTACTGCATTTGAAAAAGATATCCTTGGGCTGGATAAGGGAAATCGTAGGTCTGCCAGAAGAGTTTTGTCAACTCCAATCGCTGGAGCACCTTGATATATGCGGATGTCATAAGCTACAGTTGCTGCCTAGCAGGTTCGGCGATTTGAAAAACCTGCGGCATCTAGATTTGAGAGGCGCTGGGTTGATGATGTTGCCAGCTTCATTTAGGCAACTCATAAATCTGCAATATATTTGTTTACTTTTTTGCCTCGAGCTCACCTTGCATCCGGACATTCTTGAAAATATGACAAAGCTTGAAGCTATGCTTGTTTCTGGATGTGAATTACAGGAATTGCCTGCTCAAATCATAAATCAGCAATCGCTCAAAACGCTGAATGTGGGCTCCAGAAGCTTGATGGAATTACCAAATGGCATTGGTCACCTGAGCAAATTGGAAGCGCTGACAATCGGAAGCAGTTCGTTGAAATCTTTGCCACCTTCTATTGGGAATTTGTCCTCCTTGATTCGTCTTGAAATTTGTTCTGAGAAGTTGGAATCCTTACCAGAAACACTTACGCAGCTTACCAGCCTTCACAGTTTGCATATTCGGGGCTGCCCCCTAAGAGAATTGGATATCTTGTCCGGGTGCTCTTCTTCTTCCTTGTACAGCCTCAAATTTCTAAATGTAGAAGAGTCTCTTGTGTCGAGGATATCAATCTCTGAACAATGTTGCCCCAGCCTGGAGTCTCTATCACTTAGGGACAATCGCCACTTGGTAGAGATAGATAGCTTGCCGACATCAGTGAAGACCATAGAGTTGATAACTTGTGAAAAGCTAAAAAGCATAAGCAGTGTCTCTAGTCTGGTAAACCTTGAGAAGCTGGTTTTAAGAAAGTGTGGGGAGGAATTACAAGGTTTTCCAAATTTTGAAGAACTAGTCTCACTCAAAAAATTTGAAATCACAGAAGCTGCTGAACAGATGAAGATAATAGAAGGCTTAGAATATTGCAGGTCATTGGAGACACTGATATTACACGCTTGGTGGAAGGTACCAGTCATAACAAGCCTGGAGAATATGGAGAGTTTGAGAAGTGTAGAGCTCTTAGCATGGAACGACATTTCGACATTAGAACATTGCCTTCAGACTATAAAGGTAACAATAGTTTTTAGATACACCAACTTATTATGTAATGAATGTTCATCggtttattgtattgtattgtaatatttttgcagaaATGGCCATCAGAATGTATAATTTGTGCAAGCACAGCGTGTGATGTGGAGGTGGCTCTGAAGTCTTTTACCTTCTCGGGTCTCACTTTAGTTGACTCATGGAAGGGGGAGAATACTCGTCGAATGACTTTACAATGCGGGCAGAGACGTTCTTCCAACGCAGCAGCAATATTGTGCTTTGTTATAAATTCTCTTTCCCATTACACCCATTTAGGCTCGTTGCAGGACGGCATGCCCAGGTCGTCAATGATTGTGAAACAAGGGCAATGGGTATGGATAGGTGTTTTTACACAATCTTCCCCTTTGGGAAGAGAAGAGGAATTTGCACTGCAGAAATGCGGTAGTATTCCGGCAGACGAAGACATGGGAATCTTAATGGTGGGCGAGGAAGAAAAAGTAGTGAAAGCTTTTTATCAATTATTACAATATTTGAGTAAATCAGGTGACAATAGTATGAATCAATGATTATTATAATTTTTCATTATTAGTCCCTGCCAATTAATGTTTTGGGTTAGCTGTTTAGAATTAAGGAGATTTTAGTGCTCCAATCTGTTGTATAAGTTTTTCAAGTTCCATTTATAAAGTTTGGTTGTGCTCATTGTACCTATTGTCTATATGTCTAATTTTCAACAAGATTCGGTTACCTCTTTTAGCATTGTATTTTCCTTAACAGCCATGTTCACTGTTTACCGACTGGCTATTTGAGCTGTTCTATTGTTGGCTGTTCACAAGTTGTGATGTTTAGTCATGTTGTTCATATCTGATTGTTTCAGTTGTAGTTAGTTCTGCTAGTGAACAGTTTATATTTCATTTTATGCAGTTTCATTGTTGGACTGCCTATTCTTTTTCTTTGTACTTTATTTCATTTGGCttcttcaatattaaaaaaaaaattaggtctTTGAAAACTAtgtcaataaaaaaataaatcatatttactatgatttagttttaatattttttatttttcatgaaaaTTGATGTTTATTGTTGTTGGCCAAAGCATAATTTCCTAtggtttttatttttcatttctacAAAAGTAATTTCAAATGGCTGGTGAATTAAAAAAGGCAATAGAAAAATCAAACACATATATTATAGTTTGGTTTTAACATTTTTATATTTCATGCAATACGAAACATGCTGATGTATCGGCTGACAGGCAGAGGGATTAATGATATCTATTCGAATCCTTGGATTACAAAAAACTTGGCAAAGCAATTTTGTTAGGGGAGGAAAAACTGAATTTTATTGGATGGTTAAGAATTTTATTTTGGAAAATCAAGAGTGTTGATTTTAAAGCGTCTTTGATCTTTTGAGTTCCTATGCATTTGAAATTTTATTCTATCATCTTAGTTTGGCTTACTTCTTTTTGGGTGTTGCTCAAAACACATGTTTAATTGATGATAGTTTTGAGTTTGTTATTTGGGTTTAATGGTAGTGTGTGCTATGATCACTTGTAATATGGATTAGAGTACTTGTATTAGTTTTGCTGCACTTGATTTCAGTTAACATACTTGGAAACCAGAATAGGCAAAGTCTTTGATTTTCCATTGGACGCAAGGTTCAAGCTCTCTTTATCTCCATCTAACACATATGGAGCCATCAATGTGACAATTTGCAATGGATAGAGATCTAGTGAAACATATGTTCTCTGGTTTGAGAAATTGCAATTCTTAGCTGTCATTTTGTAGAGCCAATAACAGCCTGCCAAATTTTCACCCCTATTAACTTCCAAACATGTTTCGATCTTCAATCTTCATGATACAAATTAATAGGAGAAAAAGAGTCCCTGATTGGTTGGAAAAGAAAGGTACTAACCCCCAATTGATGCTATAGTTGTAGGCAAGAACATATAATAATAAGATTTTAAGTGTGATCCAATCCAAAATAATAGAACACCTGTTATATAGGCTTGAAAGGATCAACAACTCCTACATCCTTGTGGAGTCTAATATGATGCACCTCATCTGTGCATCCTGGTTGTTGCATAGAGAGGGTACACAGGAACAGTAGACTTGCTATCTGTAACAGTGTATCAGAAATTGATAGAAGTGTGTCCTAACGCAAAGGTAATCCTTTAACACACAGATAATCCTTACTGTGCATGACAAGCAATCATGGTATAAGAGTGTAAAGGATACTCTTTATCCTCGACCCATTACTATATCTGGATCAAAATTAGCGCTTGTTAGGTTGACACGATGAGAAGGTCTATTTGAGTGGTTCGAGGATAGAGAACGTGTGGTGAGACTCATGTGGAAGCTGTAAAAATTATGTCCCTACTAATAAAATTGCTGCTTGTATTCAATGTAAAGGAGGGATGGTCTCCTCTCTGACTTCTTGGGTGTTTCTCACCCACAGATACACCGTTTCCTCATAGCAACGATACAGCATAATTCTACCAAAGTCTTATTAAAATATTGTAACAATGTAATTAATTTCCAAAACAATTATGTGAGGAAATTTTAAGCACATTTTAGGAAGGCGTATATGTACTATATATTTGGGTAGGTCATTGTTATTCTACATCCAAGTGAGCTAATTTTGTTTTTTTATGCAGAGGCAAGTATACTAATGTACTTGTTTGGGATTTAAGGTTTAATGtatgttatttttaaaattataatataaagaatTAATTTACCAAATATATTGTTGGTTATTTTATGTGAtgagttttttaattttatttcaatatgATATAGTACAGTATTAATGTTGAAGTTAAAATGTGCAATTATAATGACATGACATATTACATCTAGCAAAATTTCATATGTAAAAACATGTAAGATACAGATTCATttgtaaaattaaatttaatacatTCAAACATATAATCTAATTTTTTCTCCATTGGTGGACATATAATCTCACTAGCAATATATGGATATTTATACAATTGAATCTCAACTTATTTGTGCCCCAATTTAAAGAAAAACATGGAGAAGGCACATTGCCAATGcttattatttctcaaattgacaCGTTGTTATTAAAAATGGCACTCAACATGTTAGAGTTTCCCTATTATCATACTTCTTAAACGTTAAAGAACAATCGCTTAGATcgatgaatcaatattttgtttGGTAAGTTAAAGAAAATCTTATTTCCTAAAATGTACCAGCAGGGAAGTCGGATGATTGGAAAAGCATATTCAGTTACAATGTTGGCAGACAATTCAGACAAGAACaattcttattttttttttttttgtttgatcacGATTTTGACTTGCCATGTAATCTCTATATTGTTGAATGCAAAGCTCCAATCATCCGACATAAAGTCTTCATGCCTTCATTATGCTCTCTTTGACTATCTACAATTGACTGGCTATCTGGAAACCAATTTGACTATCTATAGTTGACTAACTATCTAGAAACCAATTGAACATGAATATTAATTATGTGCCTTTAGTTGTGCCCAAGAAGTCAATTGCAAATGGcaaaataatattaaaagaatTGGTGACCTCCATAGCCACAACTATTAAATGCAGATACTTAGCCAATCAATTTCACTCCCAAATTTACACCTCATTTCATCTTACATAAGCCTCAGTGCAAAATAATGTATACACAAAAgtaaccaaccaaaagaatttacTCATTGTGATAACAGATCAAGGGGTGTGATGAAAAAACAATGATGAtaagtttaaataaaattaatttatagatCAAATGTGAAAGGCCGATAGGCCACTTTCACATTTGATCTAGGATTAAGACCGAAGCTATCCCTTCAACCTTCCTTGTTAGCCAGGGAGGAATCACTTTTATTCTTTGCAAGTTACATCACTCCATTGTGATTATTGACCACAATAGCTGCATCTATATGTGGAATAGAAAATATCACCTCATTGTGATATCAAGAATTATGGCATATCCACGAATATCTTCTTATCTAATATCCACGATTATGGCTTATCCACggatatcacctcacatgatatccaccattatggcatatccatataTATTACTTATtgagatatcaaccattatggcatatccatagatatcacttcacatgatatgaaccat is a genomic window of Cryptomeria japonica chromosome 7, Sugi_1.0, whole genome shotgun sequence containing:
- the LOC131043776 gene encoding disease resistance protein RPV1-like isoform X1; translated protein: MATPNETTNAFEEVVPPSASSSKPGKRVPCDVFINHRGPDTKHTLATSLYHALKSMGLEVFLDQPELELGDFIPSEIQDAMTTSFLHIAILSPKYADSPWCLAELSFMLKSGNTIIPVFYEVDPGAIRWTAQEKGVYTDAFAKHKENGRYSAEKLENWKVALQNVTYLTGYIVKDNDDEGKEKLLKAIKDYIHKHSQKIPLVVANFPVGLDEILQDFERNAFDSSENIKIVGIVGMGGCGKTTLAKEYYNKTRLSIYKCSFIHNVRDGSKRDLYNKQKKMLQDLGFNDAGKVDNVEIGKAILAKRLKSIQVFIILDDVEHQDQLESLLPVKDSLGQGSVIIVTSRESGVLTSWGISSIYKMKELNREHAMKLFCWYAFRQPYPINGFENLVQNFLKVCKGLPLSLKVLGGLVHGMSEDYWNSQLNKVSRILPEDIKSILKVSFDALDKEEKDVFLDISCFFIGIEEQSAVTVWDGSGWSGQHSLVRLKNKCLVELDEWNCITMHDHLRDMGKEIALEREIDKSPYRLWSPEQIRDIEIEGQDGVLNRGIRGIRAETDEFYEECMNLVEVATGSGKRFKRQLEILFVHNNYFTGELATLSAGLVWLRWVNFPHSALQLWLPLKKLRILELENAEKLEELWSETADPPVQLRELIISDAKRFQRFPSSIGRLLHLKKISLGWIREIVGLPEEFCQLQSLEHLDICGCHKLQLLPSRFGDLKNLRHLDLRGAGLMMLPASFRQLINLQYICLLFCLELTLHPDILENMTKLEAMLVSGCELQELPAQIINQQSLKTLNVGSRSLMELPNGIGHLSKLEALTIGSSSLKSLPPSIGNLSSLIRLEICSEKLESLPETLTQLTSLHSLHIRGCPLRELDILSGCSSSSLYSLKFLNVEESLVSRISISEQCCPSLESLSLRDNRHLVEIDSLPTSVKTIELITCEKLKSISSVSSLVNLEKLVLRKCGEELQGFPNFEELVSLKKFEITEAAEQMKIIEGLEYCRSLETLILHAWWKVPVITSLENMESLRSVELLAWNDISTLEHCLQTIKKWPSECIICASTACDVEVALKSFTFSGLTLVDSWKGENTRRMTLQCGQRRSSNAAAILCFVINSLSHYTHLGSLQDGMPRSSMIVKQGQWVWIGVFTQSSPLGREEEFALQKCGSIPADEDMGILMVGEEEKVVKAFYQLLQYLSKSGDNSMNQ
- the LOC131043776 gene encoding disease resistance protein RPV1-like isoform X2, whose protein sequence is MATPNETTNAFEEVVPPSASSSKPGKRVPCDVFINHRGPDTKHTLATSLYHALKSMGLEVFLDQPELELGDFIPSEIQDAMTTSFLHIAILSPKYADSPWCLAELSFMLKSGNTIIPVFYEVDPGAIRWTAQEKGVYTDAFAKHKENGRYSAEKLENWKVALQNVTYLTGYIVKDNDDEGKEKLLKAIKDYIHKHSQKIPLVVANFPVGLDEILQDFERNAFDSSENIKIVGIVGMGGCGKTTLAKEYYNKTRLSIYKCSFIHNVRDGSKRDLYNKQKKMLQDLGFNDAGKVDNVEIGKAILAKRLKSIQVFIILDDVEHQDQLESLLPVKDSLGQGSVIIVTSRESGVLTSWGISSIYKMKELNREHAMKLFCWYAFRQPYPINGFENLVQNFLKVCKGLPLSLKVLGGLVHGMSEDYWNSQLNKVSRILPEDIKSILKVSFDALDKEEKDVFLDISCFFIGIEEQSAVTVWDGSGWSGQHSLVRLKNKCLVELDEWNCITMHDHLRDMGKEIALEREIDKSPYRLWSPEQIRDIEIEGQDGVLNRGIRGIRAETDEFYEECMNLVEVATGSGKRFKRQLEILFVHNNYFTGELATLSAGLVWLRWVNFPHSALQLWLPLKKLRILELENAEKLEELWSETADPPVQLRELIISDAKRFQRFPSSIGRLLHLKKISLGWIREIVGLPEEFCQLQSLEHLDICGCHKLQLLPSRFGDLKNLRHLDLRGAGLMMLPASFRQLINLQYICLLFCLELTLHPDILENMTKLEAMLVSGCELQELPAQIINQQSLKTLNVGSRSLMELPNGIGHLSKLEALTIGSSSLKSLPPSIGNLSSLIRLEICSEKLESLPETLTQLTSLHSLHIRGCPLRELDILSGCSSSSLYSLKFLNVEESLVSRISISEQCCPSLESLSLRDNRHLVEIDSLPTSVKTIELITCEKLKSISSVSSLVNLEKLVLRKCGEELQGFPNFEELVSLKKFEITEAAEQMKIIEGLEYCRSLETLILHAWWKVPVITSLENMESLRSVELLAWNDISTLEHCLQTIKRVMWRWL